A window of Cohnella herbarum contains these coding sequences:
- a CDS encoding bifunctional aldolase/short-chain dehydrogenase, which yields MVQSLWESSKASEKQSGLDQLVYRSNIIGADRRVCNFGGGNTSTKTIVKDFRGRDTEVMYVKGSGSDLASMKASNFTGLRLDDIRPLFEKSEMSDEDMVAYLVNCMIDAKHPRASIETLLHAFLPYKHVDHTHPDSIISLCCADNGKQLAEEIFGDRFVWVPYIRPGFTLSKMIAEGVLNNPKAELVLMEKHGLVTWGDTSEECYAQTIKIITEAEDFIEARINEAKVFGGVKHPTLEAEVRKSIAAQVMPTIRGAVSDAKKMILSFDDADDVLQFVGGQDSATLSQVGAACPDHLVHTKVVPLFIDWAPNADDVEGLKAKLKEGVAAYKEMYKAYFERNKNEGDVMFEAAPRVILIPGVGMINTGKSWAMSQVSGALYHRAIAVMRGATALGKFVSLVENESYNVEYWPLELYKLSLAPAEAEFSRKIAFITGGAGGIGSETARRLVSEGAHVVLADLNLEGAQKVAAEINEKYGENRALAVKVDVTSEELIQAAYAETAVAYGGVDIIVNNAGLATSSPFEETSLKEWNLNMNVLGTGYFLVAREAFKMMKEQAIGGNMVFIGSKNSIYAGKNATAYSSVKALEAHLARCIAAEGGEFGIRVNTILPDAILQGSAIWNGSWRTERAAAYGIEPDQLEEHYRKRTTLLVNIYPRDIAEGIAFFASSKSDKTTGCMLTIDGGVPAAFTR from the coding sequence ATGGTACAGAGCTTGTGGGAATCATCGAAAGCATCAGAAAAGCAAAGCGGATTGGATCAACTCGTATATCGCTCCAACATCATTGGCGCGGATCGTCGCGTATGTAATTTCGGCGGCGGCAATACATCGACGAAAACGATCGTCAAAGATTTCCGCGGTCGCGATACCGAGGTTATGTACGTAAAAGGCAGCGGATCCGACTTGGCTTCGATGAAGGCGAGCAACTTCACCGGCCTTCGCCTAGATGATATCCGTCCTTTGTTCGAAAAATCGGAAATGTCCGATGAAGATATGGTTGCCTATTTAGTGAATTGTATGATCGACGCTAAACATCCCCGCGCTTCGATCGAAACTTTGCTTCATGCATTCCTTCCATACAAACATGTAGACCATACGCACCCGGATTCCATCATCAGCCTTTGTTGCGCGGATAACGGCAAACAACTCGCCGAAGAAATTTTCGGCGATCGCTTCGTATGGGTGCCTTACATTCGTCCAGGATTCACATTGTCCAAAATGATCGCGGAAGGCGTGCTGAACAACCCGAAAGCAGAGCTCGTTCTGATGGAGAAACACGGTTTGGTCACTTGGGGAGACACTTCCGAAGAGTGCTACGCACAAACGATCAAGATCATCACGGAAGCGGAAGACTTCATCGAAGCTCGCATCAACGAAGCGAAAGTATTCGGCGGCGTGAAACATCCGACGCTCGAAGCGGAAGTTCGCAAGAGCATCGCGGCTCAAGTGATGCCTACGATTCGCGGCGCGGTAAGCGACGCGAAGAAAATGATTCTTTCCTTCGACGATGCGGACGATGTGCTGCAATTCGTCGGCGGTCAAGATTCCGCGACATTATCCCAAGTAGGGGCGGCTTGCCCGGATCATCTCGTCCACACGAAAGTCGTTCCGTTGTTCATCGATTGGGCTCCTAACGCGGACGACGTCGAAGGACTTAAAGCTAAGCTTAAAGAAGGCGTAGCGGCATACAAAGAAATGTACAAAGCTTACTTCGAACGCAACAAGAACGAAGGAGACGTCATGTTCGAAGCGGCTCCTCGCGTTATCCTCATTCCGGGAGTCGGGATGATCAATACCGGCAAGAGCTGGGCGATGTCGCAAGTGAGCGGAGCGTTGTACCACCGCGCGATCGCGGTTATGAGAGGCGCAACCGCGCTTGGCAAATTCGTTTCCCTAGTCGAGAACGAATCCTACAACGTGGAATATTGGCCGCTTGAGCTTTACAAATTGTCCCTTGCTCCCGCAGAGGCGGAATTCTCCCGCAAAATTGCTTTCATCACCGGCGGAGCAGGCGGAATCGGCAGCGAAACGGCTCGCAGACTCGTATCCGAAGGCGCTCACGTCGTGCTTGCGGACTTGAATCTCGAGGGCGCGCAGAAGGTTGCGGCGGAAATTAACGAAAAGTATGGCGAGAACCGCGCGCTTGCGGTTAAAGTAGACGTAACGAGCGAAGAGCTCATCCAAGCCGCATACGCGGAAACGGCCGTAGCTTACGGCGGCGTCGACATCATCGTTAACAACGCGGGTCTTGCGACTTCCAGCCCGTTCGAAGAAACCTCTCTTAAAGAGTGGAACTTGAACATGAACGTGCTTGGAACGGGATATTTCCTCGTTGCGCGCGAAGCGTTCAAAATGATGAAAGAGCAAGCTATCGGCGGGAACATGGTATTCATCGGCTCCAAAAACTCTATCTACGCAGGTAAGAACGCAACCGCATATAGCTCCGTTAAAGCTTTGGAAGCACATCTTGCGCGTTGTATTGCCGCGGAAGGCGGAGAGTTCGGCATTCGCGTCAACACGATTTTGCCGGATGCGATCCTTCAAGGCTCCGCGATCTGGAACGGCAGCTGGAGAACCGAGCGCGCGGCCGCTTACGGAATCGAGCCGGATCAACTGGAAGAGCACTATCGCAAACGCACGACGCTGCTCGTCAACATTTACCCGAGAGACATCGCGGAAGGCATCGCGTTCTTCGCGTCTTCCAAGTCCGACAAAACGACGGGTTGCATGCTGACGATCGACGGCGGAGTACCGGCGGCATTTACTCGATAA
- a CDS encoding metallophosphoesterase — protein MKIHPRMIVLFVFLIIVYSSINFYIGWHLTEWLDDVNITVSPWLFWITFGIVAYGYIAGRFPLPEFAKPVGRLLKVIGSYYIFIMEAGLILFAVSDLIKLVLWISGANLQDYALYANGVIVIVLIALTAIGSWNAWSPIVRKYELEIAKPPVEGGQREWTIAMASDIHLGNVVGRRHLAKLVKWVNDVKPDLVLLPGDVIDDSIEPFIRNKMGEVLGQLRAKRGVFAVLGNHEYFGGHIDQYVEEMKRIGIRVLQDETADIGGELFVVGRKDKTAESMDSSRKSVAELTRPLDGSKPIILIDHQPTKFAQAAEAGADVMLSGHTHRGQFAPNHLFTKRLFELDWGYMRKGAMHVIVSSGFGSWGPPIRIGSRSEMILLHIKLV, from the coding sequence ATGAAAATCCATCCTCGAATGATCGTGCTCTTCGTTTTTCTAATTATCGTATACTCTAGCATTAACTTTTATATCGGATGGCATCTGACGGAATGGCTCGATGACGTCAATATCACGGTATCGCCTTGGCTATTCTGGATTACGTTTGGAATTGTCGCTTACGGTTACATTGCCGGACGTTTTCCGTTACCCGAATTCGCGAAACCTGTCGGCCGATTGTTGAAGGTGATCGGTTCCTATTATATTTTCATCATGGAAGCCGGATTGATCCTGTTCGCCGTATCGGATTTGATTAAACTCGTTTTATGGATATCGGGTGCTAACCTTCAAGATTACGCGCTGTACGCGAACGGTGTTATCGTCATTGTTCTGATCGCGCTGACAGCGATCGGTTCATGGAACGCTTGGAGTCCGATCGTGCGCAAATACGAGTTGGAAATCGCCAAGCCGCCGGTCGAAGGCGGCCAACGCGAATGGACGATCGCGATGGCATCGGATATTCACTTGGGTAACGTGGTCGGTCGCAGACATCTCGCCAAACTCGTGAAATGGGTGAACGACGTAAAGCCGGACTTGGTTTTGTTGCCCGGAGACGTGATCGACGATTCTATCGAACCGTTCATAAGAAACAAGATGGGCGAGGTGCTTGGACAGTTACGAGCGAAGCGCGGAGTATTTGCCGTGCTGGGTAATCATGAATATTTCGGCGGTCATATCGATCAATATGTCGAAGAAATGAAACGGATCGGCATCCGGGTACTGCAAGACGAAACGGCGGACATCGGTGGAGAGCTGTTCGTGGTCGGACGCAAAGATAAAACCGCCGAGTCCATGGATAGCTCGAGAAAGAGCGTTGCCGAGCTAACACGTCCGCTGGACGGCAGTAAACCGATCATTCTGATCGATCACCAGCCGACGAAGTTCGCCCAAGCCGCGGAAGCGGGAGCGGACGTTATGCTGAGCGGTCACACCCACCGGGGACAATTCGCTCCGAACCACTTGTTCACGAAGAGACTGTTCGAGCTCGATTGGGGCTATATGAGAAAAGGGGCGATGCATGTCATCGTATCCTCGGGTTTCGGATCCTGGGGGCCGCCGATTCGGATTGGCAGCCGTTCCGAAATGATCTTGCTTCATATTAAGCTCGTTTGA
- a CDS encoding HAMP domain-containing sensor histidine kinase yields the protein MIKTLYFRVVLTYLVAVIIGLVSTFYIALSLIETIGDQYANRLQRNLMKDGISIQKLYRANGIDHAEIALEEEKLKKKYEVRVYDSTGKLKTEVGNPPADLYIISDEVVRSVLDGGTYRGMEVAPTELVVGLPHEESGEKYALFIQISEGTVVYYSLLMLFIALIFNLLVGCFIIFIGARYLVKPLRGMKAAAERMAKGEFDIELKWEKRKDELGQLAKSFNYMASEMKQLETMRQNFVSNVSHEIQSPLTSISGFSKALQRDDLTDDERKLYLTIIQNESERLSRLSDNLLKLASLDSQRHPFEPSLYDLDEQIRKAVLSSEPLWSAKSLEWRLDLPKTKIKADEDQLNQVWINLIGNSIKFTPEGGIIHIRIVQHMDLIEVFVADNGIGIPLEDQRKVFERFYKSDQSHNKNQPGSGLGLAIVKKIVTRHRGTVTLNHNPGGGTIVTVMLPHRI from the coding sequence ATGATCAAAACGCTATATTTTCGGGTTGTGCTCACCTATTTGGTCGCCGTAATCATCGGACTAGTCAGTACTTTCTATATTGCGCTTTCCCTCATCGAGACCATAGGGGATCAGTATGCCAATAGGCTGCAAAGGAATCTGATGAAAGACGGGATAAGCATACAGAAACTTTACCGAGCCAACGGTATCGATCATGCTGAAATCGCATTAGAGGAAGAAAAGCTCAAAAAGAAATACGAGGTTAGAGTTTACGACAGTACCGGGAAGTTGAAGACGGAGGTAGGCAATCCGCCGGCCGATCTGTATATTATCTCGGATGAAGTCGTACGCTCCGTGTTGGACGGGGGAACTTACAGGGGCATGGAAGTTGCGCCGACCGAGCTTGTCGTTGGGCTTCCTCACGAGGAGTCGGGCGAGAAATACGCTCTGTTTATCCAAATCTCCGAGGGAACCGTAGTCTATTACTCCCTGCTAATGCTCTTTATAGCTTTGATATTTAATCTGCTGGTTGGTTGCTTTATTATTTTCATAGGTGCGAGGTACTTGGTAAAACCGCTCAGAGGGATGAAAGCGGCAGCCGAGAGAATGGCCAAAGGCGAGTTCGATATCGAGCTCAAGTGGGAGAAGCGGAAAGACGAGCTGGGACAATTGGCGAAGAGCTTTAATTATATGGCAAGCGAGATGAAGCAACTCGAAACGATGAGGCAGAACTTCGTATCGAACGTTTCTCATGAAATCCAGTCGCCGCTCACCTCCATCTCGGGATTTTCCAAGGCGCTTCAACGGGACGACCTCACCGACGACGAAAGAAAGCTTTATTTGACCATTATCCAGAACGAAAGCGAGAGATTGTCCCGACTTAGCGACAATTTATTAAAGCTGGCTTCGTTGGATTCGCAGCGTCATCCTTTCGAACCTAGCTTGTACGATCTGGACGAGCAAATTCGCAAAGCCGTCTTGTCCAGCGAACCGCTGTGGTCCGCTAAGTCGTTGGAATGGCGTCTGGATTTGCCTAAAACGAAAATCAAAGCCGACGAAGACCAATTGAATCAAGTATGGATTAATCTGATCGGAAACAGTATTAAATTTACGCCGGAAGGCGGTATTATTCATATTCGCATCGTTCAGCATATGGATTTGATCGAAGTGTTCGTCGCCGATAACGGGATCGGAATTCCGCTAGAAGATCAACGGAAAGTTTTCGAAAGATTTTACAAGTCGGATCAATCGCACAACAAGAACCAACCCGGCAGCGGCTTGGGGCTTGCGATCGTCAAGAAGATCGTCACTAGGCACCGGGGAACCGTCACGCTGAATCATAACCCGGGCGGGGGAACGATCGTTACCGTTATGCTGCCTCATCGTATTTAA
- a CDS encoding RNA polymerase sigma factor — translation MDVNTIFDTWVSPHLVDLKKYCHYLTKSKWDAEDLFQETQLKAMVFFVHSAPYLDVKLFLVRVARNLWIDDCRKRQRRRGLAVAVVDSSKAYYTDNDYVEIRSTIEWLSERFPRRNIEMWLLFTYFRYSMQEIATDMASTIPTVKSVLFRTRDLLRQRHELKISRPIIHYDVERWSRAIMQDRPQGILSQG, via the coding sequence ATGGACGTAAATACGATATTCGATACATGGGTATCCCCGCACTTGGTGGATCTAAAAAAATATTGCCACTATTTGACGAAGTCGAAATGGGACGCGGAGGATTTGTTTCAGGAGACCCAATTAAAAGCGATGGTATTCTTCGTGCATTCCGCGCCGTATTTGGACGTGAAGCTATTTCTCGTCAGGGTGGCCAGAAACTTGTGGATCGACGATTGTCGGAAGCGCCAGAGGCGGAGAGGGTTAGCGGTCGCTGTCGTCGATTCGTCAAAAGCATACTATACGGATAACGATTACGTGGAAATCCGCAGCACGATTGAATGGCTGTCCGAGAGGTTCCCGAGGCGCAATATCGAGATGTGGCTTCTGTTCACGTATTTCAGGTATTCGATGCAGGAGATCGCAACGGACATGGCAAGCACGATTCCGACGGTCAAATCCGTTCTGTTCCGTACCCGGGATCTTCTGCGCCAACGGCACGAGTTAAAAATAAGTCGGCCGATTATCCATTATGACGTAGAGCGTTGGTCTCGAGCGATCATGCAAGATCGGCCGCAAGGCATACTCTCCCAAGGTTAA
- the glpX gene encoding class II fructose-bisphosphatase, with protein sequence MERELALEIVRVTELAALASAPWMGRGDKINADGAATSAMRAMFDSISVNGTVVIGEGEMDEAPMLYIGEQVGSMNGPEVDVAVDPLEGTEIVAKGLNNAMSVIAIANKGNLLHAPDMYMEKLAVGPQLVGRLRLTDPMEVTLAKAADILNKNVSELTVMVLDRVRHEALIKTLRKVGVRIKFLSDGDVAGAMAPAFPEAGIDLYVGSGGAPEGVLAAAALKCLGGEIQGRLMPSDANEYARCLQMGIDDPYKVLTMEDMIGTDDVIFAATGVTPGEFLGGVRYLPDDRAETHSIVMRAKTRTIRFIRALHYLPNKKGL encoded by the coding sequence ATGGAGAGAGAGTTAGCATTGGAGATCGTACGAGTTACGGAATTGGCGGCATTGGCATCCGCGCCATGGATGGGCCGTGGAGATAAAATCAATGCGGACGGAGCGGCGACATCGGCGATGAGGGCGATGTTCGATTCGATATCGGTTAACGGAACGGTCGTTATCGGCGAGGGAGAGATGGACGAAGCTCCGATGCTCTATATCGGAGAGCAAGTCGGCAGCATGAACGGTCCCGAGGTCGACGTTGCGGTCGATCCGCTGGAAGGAACGGAAATCGTGGCGAAGGGTTTGAACAACGCGATGTCCGTTATCGCCATCGCGAATAAGGGGAATCTGTTGCATGCGCCGGATATGTATATGGAGAAACTCGCCGTCGGTCCGCAATTGGTCGGAAGACTGCGCCTGACGGATCCGATGGAAGTGACGTTGGCCAAAGCGGCGGACATCTTGAACAAGAACGTCTCCGAACTTACCGTTATGGTGCTCGACCGGGTCAGGCATGAAGCGTTGATCAAGACGTTGCGTAAAGTCGGAGTCAGAATAAAATTTCTGTCCGATGGCGACGTCGCGGGGGCGATGGCTCCGGCGTTCCCTGAAGCCGGCATCGATCTGTACGTCGGATCGGGAGGCGCGCCTGAGGGAGTGCTCGCCGCTGCCGCGTTGAAATGTCTGGGAGGCGAAATTCAAGGCCGATTAATGCCTTCCGATGCGAACGAATACGCACGTTGCTTGCAGATGGGAATCGACGATCCTTATAAAGTGTTGACGATGGAAGACATGATCGGAACGGACGACGTCATATTCGCGGCGACCGGCGTCACTCCGGGGGAATTCCTAGGCGGAGTAAGATATTTGCCGGACGACCGCGCGGAAACCCACTCCATCGTCATGCGCGCCAAGACGAGAACGATCAGATTCATTAGGGCGCTTCATTATTTGCCGAACAAAAAAGGGCTGTAA
- a CDS encoding sensory rhodopsin transducer yields the protein MHRPRGEKLWYIPDGYIPEVSSGQLTSHESICVLNTASEDALLRISIYFEDRDPMEDIMVVVAARRTKHIRTSSLHQEGTLIPVGVPYAIEVQSDIPIIVQYSRLDATQAENALMSVMAHPIK from the coding sequence ATGCATAGACCACGCGGGGAAAAGCTCTGGTACATTCCGGACGGCTACATTCCCGAGGTCAGCTCAGGCCAGTTAACGAGTCATGAATCGATTTGCGTACTGAATACGGCTTCGGAAGATGCACTGCTGCGAATTTCGATTTACTTCGAAGATCGCGATCCGATGGAAGATATTATGGTCGTCGTTGCGGCTAGACGCACTAAACATATTAGAACAAGCTCGCTACACCAAGAAGGGACGCTGATTCCGGTCGGCGTTCCCTACGCTATCGAAGTTCAAAGCGATATCCCGATTATCGTGCAATATAGTCGGCTGGACGCGACACAAGCCGAGAACGCCTTGATGTCCGTTATGGCACATCCAATTAAGTAG
- a CDS encoding efflux RND transporter periplasmic adaptor subunit, translated as MWIHETRKRQSKLNNKKTIILLLLSASAFYLSGCSTSANVAEQPTAAVSEEALVKVEAVAKISMGEPREQLAEVSASSRVDITAEAGGMLLRLVKRNGDKVNAGDVIAIIDNKNAFIEKERAEAALKNAESSLLNSEAELSARRLELTNTVNSIKDKLKMQAREGTEAEQDETKRSLAVALKQLEALQGNQASEALKANVETARLSLEQAAHSWGNGEIKAPASGILTDVKADAGSNIQAGSAFGVVQNTEKVKLKAQLTETAAQLARNKREIVFKNAGDGESQRKAKVVYLSELPDAGTKLYDFELEVENTDRSLKPASRVQIQLTTPEEESVIAIPSLSIVREGTETFAFVLNGNKAEKRKIVPGRINGPYQEILEGLKIDDRLIVSGQHALKDGQTVGIAPKS; from the coding sequence ATGTGGATTCATGAAACGCGAAAGCGACAATCGAAGTTAAACAATAAGAAGACGATTATTCTATTGCTTCTAAGTGCCAGCGCCTTTTATCTCTCCGGATGTTCCACTTCCGCCAACGTAGCGGAACAACCGACAGCGGCGGTGAGCGAAGAAGCTCTCGTTAAGGTAGAGGCGGTTGCCAAGATAAGCATGGGAGAACCGCGAGAGCAGCTAGCGGAAGTTAGCGCATCGTCGCGGGTAGACATTACGGCGGAAGCCGGCGGGATGTTGCTGCGCTTGGTCAAGAGAAACGGGGATAAGGTCAACGCGGGAGACGTCATTGCCATTATCGACAACAAGAATGCTTTTATCGAGAAGGAAAGAGCCGAAGCGGCTCTTAAGAACGCGGAATCATCGCTTCTGAACTCGGAAGCGGAGTTATCCGCGAGACGATTGGAGCTGACCAATACGGTGAACTCGATCAAGGATAAGCTGAAGATGCAGGCTAGGGAAGGCACGGAAGCCGAACAGGACGAGACGAAACGCAGTTTAGCCGTTGCGCTTAAACAATTGGAAGCTTTACAAGGGAACCAAGCTTCCGAAGCCTTGAAAGCGAACGTGGAGACGGCGAGGCTAAGTCTGGAACAGGCAGCTCACTCCTGGGGGAATGGAGAAATCAAAGCGCCCGCAAGCGGTATTCTTACCGACGTGAAGGCCGATGCGGGGTCGAATATTCAAGCCGGAAGCGCGTTCGGCGTCGTCCAGAACACCGAGAAAGTGAAGCTCAAGGCGCAATTAACGGAAACGGCCGCGCAATTAGCGCGCAACAAACGGGAAATCGTATTCAAGAACGCTGGCGACGGCGAAAGCCAGAGGAAAGCGAAAGTCGTTTATTTGTCGGAGCTTCCCGACGCGGGCACGAAATTGTACGATTTCGAATTAGAGGTCGAGAATACGGACCGGTCCTTGAAGCCGGCCTCTCGGGTTCAAATTCAACTTACGACTCCGGAGGAGGAAAGCGTCATAGCCATTCCTTCACTCAGCATCGTAAGGGAAGGCACGGAAACCTTTGCATTCGTGCTCAACGGGAACAAGGCGGAAAAACGGAAAATCGTGCCGGGACGGATCAACGGGCCATATCAGGAAATATTGGAAGGTTTGAAGATAGACGATCGTTTGATCGTTTCGGGTCAACATGCGTTGAAAGACGGACAAACCGTAGGGATCGCTCCGAAATCATGA
- a CDS encoding efflux RND transporter permease subunit yields the protein MKALIQFSMNKVAAMFILIAIVLGAGSYAGSSLKVENMPDISFPFIYIVTEYQASPQDVMNLVTKPIEDKIANIAGLTMMSSSSNDGYSTVNLEFKESINVEKTKQDLESIVQEVGLPKEAGRPKVATVGYASFPSYYLAVHANDSMTQTELDELYDKELKPGFESISGIDHIDTIGARKSSLDIRLDGGALAAYRLTPSMVTNAIQSAMTNGSVGIVKFNGNSQIARVKGELNSLYDLENLEISTPTGQTLLIKDISDIEAINESSFIARLDDKPAIGIHLYMSRGTNAVDFSNEAKQKISDWEKSTPGISFNTVYDSADEVRQSISGLLKEGFLGIILASLMILVFLRNMRMTLIVIVSIPLSVLLTLVVMNYLNITLNIMSLGGLFIAVGRIVDDSIVVIESIYANLQKAQKRNESVVLLAVKQVAMAISSSTFVTVGVFLPIAFVTGIIGALFRPFAVTVSVALLASLLVSLTVIPMMAKLMVLRNAKAMGTKEHEGGKLVSFYERTLVWCLTHRMKTLLLSGLLFILTIVFTVPNLPKGFIPEGPPVKQMNYSIKLPYETSFDSTDLQAKQLETMLLEAKDENDRSMFTFVESLVGYGWSEERVPYMIELITQVNDDVDPDTVKERYRKLIADQLPKGSEVMSGSLAGGSGSSSVDFVYVIYGEDQLMLEQAAATIKNEMKQFSELKEIKDSLGDAKTEIQIAVSPSKANLFGLDVSGVQRLVAEWIAKYELGNIRLDNTLFKSAVELASKDKDSLDQLGRMPIQAADGTIVHLNEIAKLGEVKSPLSLQRESQRLMVSITAKIDSNDKAAISSKVSSQLEQLELPSGVSTTIRGVSLDMAKGFTQMFAAMGAAIAIVYLIMVLCFGNAGTPFAILFSLPLAVIGGLLGLWIAKESINITSLIGFLMLIGIVVTNAIVLLDRTQQLRKEGYLARHALIESGKVRLRPIIMTAGATIAAMVPLALGLSHGTLISKGLAVVVIGGLITSTILTLVVVPIIYELIESFKARLNRMFNRKNRTTAGEDISL from the coding sequence TTGAAGGCACTAATCCAGTTTTCCATGAACAAAGTAGCGGCTATGTTTATCTTGATCGCAATCGTGCTAGGGGCCGGAAGTTACGCGGGCAGCTCGCTTAAAGTAGAGAACATGCCGGATATTTCTTTTCCGTTTATCTACATAGTTACCGAGTATCAAGCCTCGCCGCAAGACGTAATGAACTTGGTCACGAAACCGATCGAGGACAAGATTGCCAACATAGCCGGGTTAACGATGATGAGTTCGTCGTCGAACGACGGATACTCGACGGTTAACCTGGAGTTTAAAGAAAGCATTAACGTCGAGAAGACGAAGCAAGACCTAGAGAGCATAGTTCAGGAAGTCGGCCTGCCCAAGGAAGCCGGAAGACCGAAAGTCGCGACCGTGGGTTACGCCTCTTTTCCTTCGTATTATTTGGCCGTTCATGCGAACGACTCAATGACTCAGACCGAGCTGGATGAGCTATACGACAAGGAATTAAAGCCCGGTTTCGAATCGATAAGCGGGATCGATCATATCGATACGATCGGTGCCCGAAAGTCCTCTCTCGATATCCGGTTAGACGGAGGAGCGTTGGCCGCTTATAGGTTAACGCCATCCATGGTTACGAACGCGATACAATCCGCGATGACGAACGGTTCGGTCGGAATCGTCAAGTTCAACGGCAATTCGCAGATCGCCCGCGTGAAGGGGGAGTTGAACAGTCTTTACGATCTGGAGAACTTGGAAATCTCGACGCCGACGGGGCAAACGTTGCTCATCAAGGATATATCCGATATCGAAGCGATTAATGAATCCAGTTTTATCGCGAGGTTGGATGATAAGCCTGCTATCGGTATTCACCTGTACATGTCGCGAGGCACGAACGCGGTCGATTTCTCCAATGAAGCGAAACAAAAGATCAGCGACTGGGAGAAGTCTACTCCGGGGATCTCGTTTAATACGGTGTACGATAGCGCGGACGAAGTCAGACAATCGATTAGCGGATTACTAAAGGAAGGCTTTCTCGGCATTATTCTGGCTTCCTTGATGATCTTGGTATTTCTGCGGAATATGAGAATGACGCTTATCGTCATCGTGTCCATTCCGCTGTCCGTCTTGTTGACGCTGGTCGTTATGAATTACTTGAACATCACCTTAAATATTATGTCTCTCGGCGGACTATTCATCGCGGTCGGACGGATCGTGGACGATAGTATCGTAGTCATAGAGAGTATCTACGCGAATCTCCAGAAAGCGCAGAAAAGGAACGAGTCGGTTGTTCTTCTGGCCGTTAAACAAGTGGCTATGGCAATAAGCTCGTCTACGTTCGTTACGGTCGGCGTGTTCCTGCCAATCGCCTTCGTAACCGGAATTATCGGAGCGTTATTCCGACCGTTCGCGGTTACGGTATCCGTCGCGTTGTTGGCTTCCTTGCTCGTTTCGCTGACGGTTATCCCGATGATGGCGAAATTGATGGTGCTTCGCAACGCCAAGGCAATGGGCACGAAAGAGCATGAGGGAGGCAAATTGGTTTCGTTCTATGAACGAACGTTAGTTTGGTGCCTAACCCATCGAATGAAAACGTTGCTTCTTTCCGGATTGCTGTTCATCCTAACGATCGTCTTTACCGTGCCTAACCTTCCTAAAGGGTTTATCCCTGAAGGCCCGCCCGTTAAACAAATGAATTATTCGATCAAGCTTCCCTATGAAACCTCCTTCGACAGCACCGATCTGCAGGCGAAACAGCTTGAAACGATGTTGCTGGAAGCGAAGGACGAGAATGATCGGTCGATGTTTACTTTCGTGGAATCGTTGGTCGGTTACGGCTGGTCTGAAGAGCGCGTCCCGTACATGATCGAGCTGATCACGCAAGTGAACGATGACGTCGACCCCGATACGGTCAAGGAGCGTTATCGCAAGCTGATCGCGGATCAACTTCCTAAAGGCTCCGAAGTCATGTCCGGATCTCTGGCCGGGGGAAGCGGTTCATCATCGGTCGATTTCGTGTACGTGATCTATGGCGAGGATCAGTTGATGCTTGAACAAGCAGCCGCGACGATCAAGAACGAAATGAAACAATTTTCCGAGCTGAAGGAAATCAAAGATAGCTTGGGGGACGCGAAAACGGAAATTCAAATCGCGGTTTCTCCTTCCAAAGCGAATCTCTTCGGATTAGATGTTTCGGGCGTTCAGCGTCTTGTCGCGGAATGGATCGCCAAGTACGAATTAGGCAATATTCGCTTGGATAACACTTTATTCAAGTCGGCTGTCGAGCTTGCGTCGAAGGATAAAGATTCGTTGGATCAATTAGGCCGAATGCCGATTCAAGCTGCGGACGGCACCATCGTTCACTTGAACGAGATCGCCAAGCTAGGAGAGGTTAAATCTCCGTTATCGTTGCAACGCGAGAGTCAAAGGCTGATGGTCAGCATAACGGCGAAGATAGATTCGAACGACAAAGCGGCGATTAGCTCGAAAGTGTCGAGCCAGCTCGAACAGCTAGAGCTTCCATCCGGAGTATCCACGACGATTCGCGGCGTTAGCCTCGATATGGCCAAAGGCTTCACGCAGATGTTCGCCGCTATGGGCGCGGCAATCGCGATCGTGTATCTGATCATGGTGCTGTGCTTTGGGAACGCGGGCACGCCGTTCGCCATCTTGTTTTCCTTGCCGCTCGCGGTTATCGGCGGTTTGCTCGGATTGTGGATCGCGAAGGAATCGATCAATATTACTTCTCTCATCGGGTTCCTTATGCTCATAGGCATCGTCGTCACCAATGCGATCGTCTTGCTCGATCGTACCCAGCAACTGAGAAAAGAAGGGTATCTCGCGCGTCATGCGCTAATCGAATCGGGCAAAGTCAGACTGCGTCCGATCATCATGACCGCCGGCGCTACGATTGCGGCCATGGTTCCGTTGGCTCTTGGACTGTCGCATGGCACGCTCATTTCCAAAGGGCTTGCCGTCGTCGTCATCGGAGGTCTGATCACGTCCACGATATTAACGTTAGTCGTCGTTCCGATCATCTATGAGCTGATCGAATCGTTCAAAGCGAGATTAAACCGAATGTTTAATCGTAAGAACAGAACGACTGCCGGCGAGGATATAAGCTTATAA